One genomic window of Rhinolophus ferrumequinum isolate MPI-CBG mRhiFer1 chromosome 23, mRhiFer1_v1.p, whole genome shotgun sequence includes the following:
- the MGME1 gene encoding mitochondrial genome maintenance exonuclease 1, whose amino-acid sequence MKAVQTICRQLRNSKGFFVERTPSVGFSTSYSCGRKKKMNPYEEVDQGKYSDLVQSVLSFRGHAQTPESLFEEDTLLYGPVSKCKPPKQDEETRVTENWFPLLNPEKSLKPNATNDATIPLKIPLQRNKIPSVTRVLQQTMTSEQIFYLERWKQRMILELGEDGFAEYTSNIFLQGKQFHEALESILSPQGNVKERDENLTSGYIESIQHILKDVSGVRALESAVQHETLKYVGLLDCVAEYQDKLCVIDWKTSEKPKPFIRNTFDNPLQVVAYVGAINNDANYSFQVQCGLIVVAYKDGSPAHPHFMDTQLCSQYWAKWLLRLEEYTKKEKKQNIQKPD is encoded by the exons atgaAGGCGGTTCAGACCATCTGCAGGCAGCTTAGAAATTCAAAGGGGTTTTTTGTAGAACGAACCCCTTCTGTGGGTTTCTCCACTTCTTATTCATGTGGccggaagaaaaaaatgaaccctTATGAAGAAGTGGACCAAGGAAAGTACTCTGATTTAGTACAGTCTGTCTTGTCATTCAGAGGCCATGCTCAGACTCCAGAATCATTGTTTGAGGAAGATACTTTACTCTATGGACCTGTGAGTAAGTGTAAACCCCCAAAgcaagatgaggaaacaagagTTACAGAAAACTGGTTTCCACTTTTAAATCCAGAGAAAAGCTTAAAACCAAATGCAACAAATGATGCTACAATTCCTTTGAAAATTCCTTTGCAAAGGAATAAGATACCAAGTGTGACCCGGGTCCTTCAGCAGACCATGACATCAGAACAGATTTTCTATTTGGAGAGGTGGAAACAGCGGATGATTCTGGAACTGGGAGAAGATGGCTTTGCAGAATATACTTCAA ACATATTTTTACAAGGGAAACAGTTCCATGAAGCCTTGGAAAGCATACTTTCACCCCAGGGGAACgtaaaagagagagatgaaaatcTCACATCTGGCTACATTGAAAGCATCCAGCATATTCTAAAAGATGTCAGTGGAGTTCGAGCTCTTGAAAGCGCTGTTCAACATGAGACCTTAAAGTATGTAGGTCTGCTGGACTGTGTGGCTGAGTATCA GGACAAGCTGTGTGTGATTGATTGGAAGACCTCAGAAAAACCAAAACCTTTCATCAGAAATACATTTGACAACCCACTGCAGGTTGTGGCGTACGTGGGTGCCATAAACAATGATGCCAACTATAGCTTTCAG GTTCAATGTGGCTTAATTGTGGTGGCCTACAAAGATGGATCCCCTGCCCACCCACATTTCATGGACACACAGCTCTGTTCCCAGTACTGGGCAAAGTGGCTTCTTCGACTAGAAGAATAtaccaagaaggaaaagaaacagaatattcagAAACCAGATTAG